Proteins from one Gemmatimonadota bacterium genomic window:
- a CDS encoding restriction endonuclease: MVRAGQGAYLIDDFRKKKIVAIGWQELGDLSNLKNKDDIKQLIDKTYDHEKPRARAIWTGQVARFRFEFRKGGFTLSSDTDKRTYLVGEIISDYRYDDKFSLPHTRDVKWLGEVDRDSLSASTRNTLGAISTIFDVGKDAQKEILDRLEGKKEALTEEEEQDDQDTLREDLFSNAHEFIKDKILELDWEEMQELVAGILRAMGYKTIVSPRGTDRGKDIQASPDGLGLEEPRIKVEVKHRSSGQMGSQEIRSFTGGLRGTDRGLYVSTGGFTKDAKYEAERSSIPIMVVDSDMLVQLVIQYYDNFDSETKTLLPLTKIYWPT; encoded by the coding sequence ATGGTACGTGCCGGACAAGGGGCATACTTGATTGACGACTTTCGAAAAAAGAAGATCGTAGCGATTGGCTGGCAGGAACTGGGTGATCTGTCAAATCTGAAGAATAAAGACGATATCAAGCAGCTAATTGACAAGACTTATGATCACGAGAAACCTCGTGCCAGAGCGATATGGACTGGTCAGGTCGCTCGCTTTCGATTTGAATTTAGGAAAGGTGGCTTTACCCTATCCTCTGATACGGATAAAAGGACGTATTTGGTCGGCGAGATAATTTCAGATTACAGGTATGATGATAAGTTTTCGCTACCTCATACTCGGGATGTAAAGTGGCTTGGTGAAGTAGATCGGGATAGCTTATCTGCTTCGACAAGAAATACATTGGGTGCAATTTCGACAATCTTCGATGTTGGGAAAGATGCTCAAAAAGAGATTCTTGACCGGTTAGAAGGGAAAAAAGAAGCTCTAACAGAGGAAGAAGAGCAAGATGATCAGGACACCCTCAGAGAAGATTTGTTCTCAAATGCACACGAGTTTATTAAGGATAAAATTCTTGAACTCGATTGGGAAGAAATGCAGGAGCTTGTTGCAGGCATTTTGAGGGCAATGGGATATAAGACCATTGTATCGCCAAGAGGAACTGATCGGGGTAAAGATATTCAGGCCTCGCCAGATGGGTTAGGACTTGAGGAACCTCGGATCAAGGTGGAAGTTAAACATCGATCTAGTGGGCAAATGGGATCTCAAGAAATACGCAGCTTTACTGGTGGATTGCGTGGGACGGATCGGGGCCTTTATGTTTCAACGGGTGGCTTTACTAAAGATGCAAAGTATGAAGCGGAGCGATCATCCATTCCTATAATGGTGGTTGACTCAGATATGCTTGTTCAATTGGTTATCCAATACTATGACAATTTTGATTCAGAAACAAAGACATTGTTACCTCTAACCAAAATATATTGGCCTACATAG